A window from Populus trichocarpa isolate Nisqually-1 chromosome 3, P.trichocarpa_v4.1, whole genome shotgun sequence encodes these proteins:
- the LOC7458220 gene encoding 6-phosphogluconate dehydrogenase, decarboxylating 3, chloroplastic: MDASTLSRIGLAGLAVMGQNLALNIAEKGFPISVYNRTTSKVDETLIRAQSEGPFSLTGHYSPRDFVLSIQRPRSIIILVKAGNPVDQTISALTEFMEPGDTIIDGGNEWYQNTERRIQQVADKGILYLGMGVSGGEEGARHGPSLMPGGSFEAYKNIESVLKSVAAQVDDGPCVTYIGEGGSGNFVKMVHNGIEYGDMQLISEAYDVLKNVGGLSNSELAEIFGEWNRGELESFLIEITSDIFKVKDNLVDGDLVDKILDKTGMKGTGKWTVQQAAELSVAAPTIAASLDCRYLSGLKEERESAAEILKEAGLEEEVGSVKSGVDKKRLIDDVRKALYASKICSYAQGMNLLRAKSVEKGWDLDFGELARIWKGGCIIRAVFLDRIKKAYQRNPNLASLVVDPEFAREMVQRQAAWRRVVGLAISAGISTPGMCASLAYFDTYRRARLPANLVQAQRDLFGAHTYERTDRPGAFHTEWTKLARKSSAGAFS; this comes from the coding sequence ATGGACGCCTCTACTCTTTCACGCATAGGCCTAGCAGGTCTAGCCGTGATGGGTCAAAACTTAGCCCTAAACATTGCCGAAAAAGGTTTTCCAATCTCAGTCTATAACCGAACAACTTCCAAAGTCGACGAAACTCTTATCCGTGCTCAATCCGAAGGCCCATTCTCCCTAACTGGTCACTACTCTCCTCGTGATTTTGTTCTCTCAATCCAAAGGCCTAGATCCATCATCATCTTGGTCAAAGCTGGAAACCCAGTTGACCAAACGATCTCTGCTCTGACCGAGTTCATGGAGCCTGGTGACACTATCATCGATGGTGGGAATGAGTGGTACCAGAATACTGAGAGGAGAATTCAACAGGTGGCAGATAAAGGGATTCTTTATTTGGGCATGGGGGTTTCCGGTGGCGAAGAAGGTGCAAGACACGGGCCTTCGTTGATGCCTGGTGGTTCTTTTGAGGCGTATAAGAATATTGAGTCTGTCTTGAAGAGTGTTGCAGCTCAAGTTGATGACGGTCCTTGTGTTACTTATATTGGCGAAGGGGGTTCtggaaattttgttaaaatggTTCATAATGGGATTGAGTATGGAGATATGCAGTTGATATCGGAAGCTTATGATGTTTTGAAGAATGTTGGTGGGCTTTCGAATAGCGAACTGGCGGAAATTTTTGGGGAGTGGAATAGAGGGGAGTTGGAGAGTTTCTTGATTGAGATTACGAGTGATATTTTTAAGGTCAAGGATAATTTGGTTGATGGGGATTTGGTTGATAAGATATTGGATAAGACTGGAATGAAAGGGACAGGGAAATGGACTGTTCAGCAAGCTGCTGAATTGTCTGTTGCTGCACCGACGATTGCTGCTTCGTTGGATTGTAGATATTTGAGTGGTTTGAAAGAGGAGAGGGAGAGTGCGGCGGAGATTTTGAAGGAAGCTGGGTTGGAGGAGGAAGTGGGGAGTGTTAAGAGTGGGGTTGATAAGAAGAGGTTGATTGATGATGTGAGGAAAGCATTGTATGCATCCAAGATTTGTAGTTATGCTCAAGGGATGAACTTGTTGAGGGCTAAGAGTGTTGAGAAAGGTTGGGATTTGGATTTTGGTGAGCTAGCTAGGATTTGGAAAGGTGGGTGCATTATTAGGGCTGTGTTTTTGGATAGGATTAAAAAGGCTTACCAGAGGAATCCTAACTTGGCAAGTTTAGTTGTCGACCCGGAGTTTGCCAGGGAGATGGTGCAGAGGCAGGCGGCTTGGAGGAGAGTTGTGGGGTTGGCGATTTCAGCTGGAATTAGCACTCCGGGAATGTGTGCCAGTCTTGCTTATTTTGATACTTATAGGCGTGCTAGGCTGCCAGCAAATCTTGTTCAGGCTCAGAGAGACTTGTTTGGGGCCCATACTTATGAGAGGACTGATCGTCCAGGGGCATTTCATACTGAGTGGACAAAACTTGCTCGCAAGAGCAGTGCTGGTGCTTTCAGTTAA
- the LOC18097050 gene encoding LOW QUALITY PROTEIN: ABC transporter C family member 10 (The sequence of the model RefSeq protein was modified relative to this genomic sequence to represent the inferred CDS: deleted 1 base in 1 codon), translating to MDGGVIPRLQIIAARGVTEFFLFISGLLIVSRILILFLSLEAVLLYRMVSAKMVSNVSSSLGGKSPVAERDAHINCEVLHAPLLGDEANDASNISSDDNVTPFSKAGFVGMALSYDLAINVFLILSVQYQCFVAESNVSVERLEQYMHIPSEAPEAIETNRPLHNWPSVGEVEIRNLKVRYQPNAPFVLQGISCFVEGGHKIGLVGRTGSGKTTLISSLFRMVEPTEGKIIIDGLNISTIGLHDLRRSHLGIIPQDPTLFSGTVRYNLDPLSEHADIEIWKVLEKCQLREAIQQKEESLNALVAQDGSNWSMGQRQLFCLGRALLKRSKILVLDEATASIDNATDAILQKTIRTEFADCTVITVAHRIPTVMDCTKVLAISDGEWYFLFRLFDMLQGSYDEPGKLMNEEGSLFGQLVKEYWSRAPSIDD from the exons ATGGATGGTGGTGTTATTCCAAGGCTTCAAATAATTGCTGCCAGAGGGGTTACTGAATTTTTTCTGTTCATTTCTGGCCTTCTAATTGTTTCTAGGATTCTGATACTCTTCCTCTCTTTGGAAGCTGTTCTGTTGTACAGGATGGTGTCAGCTAAAATGGTTTCGAATGTTTCATCTTCTCTtgga GGAAAGAGTCCTGTTGCAGAAAGGGATGCGCACATCAATTGTGAAGTTCTCCATGCACCTCTGCTAGGTGATGAAGCCAATGACGCTAGTAACATCAGTTCAGATGACAATGTTACTCCATTTTCCAAAGCTG GGTTTGTTGGGATGGCATTATCATATGATCTTGCAATAAATGTCTTTCTCATCCTCTCTGTCCAGTACCAGTGCTTTGTAGCAGAATCAAATGTTTCTGTAGAAAGACTAGAACAGTACATGCATATTCCAAGTGAAGCTCCAGAAGCAATAGAAACCAACCGACCCTTGCACAACTGGCCAAGTGTTGGTGAAGTGGAGATTCGCAATTTGAAG GTGAGATATCAACCCAATGCTCCATTTGTTCTCCAAGGAATAAGCTGCTTCGTTGAAGGAGGACACAAAATCGGGCTCGTTGGTCGGACTGGTAGTGGAAAGACAACACTTATCAGTAGTTTGTTTCGAATGGTGGAACCAACAGAGGGGAAAATCATTATAGATGGCCTTAACATCTCCACAATTGGTCTTCATGATCTTAGA CGATCCCATCTTGGCATCATTCCACAAGATCCAACACTTTTTAGCGGGACTGTGAGATACAACCTGGACCCTCTATCAGAACATGCTGATATAGAAATATGG AAGGTTCTTGAAAAATGTCAGCTCCGAGAGGCCATTCAGCAGAAAGAAGAGAGCCTAAATGCTTTAG TGGCACAAGATGGATCAAACTGGAGCATGGGACAGCGGCAATTATTCTGTCTCGGACGTGCATTATTGAAGCGGAGCAAGATATTAGTCCTAGACGAAGCCACTGCATCAATCGATAACGCAACAGATGCCATCCTCCAGAAAACTATACGTACAGAATTCGCGGACTGCACTGTAATAACCGTGGCTCACAGGATACCGACCGTGATGGACTGCACCAAGGTGCTTGCCATTAGTGATGGTGAGTGGTATTTCCTTTTTCGCCTTTTTGATATGTTACAA GGAAGTTATGACGAGCCAGGGAAGCTGATGAATGAAGAAGGATCACTATTTGGGCAGCTGGTGAAAGAATATTGGTCTCGTGCTCCAAGCATTGATGACTAG